One Pleuronectes platessa chromosome 9, fPlePla1.1, whole genome shotgun sequence genomic region harbors:
- the ccdc50a gene encoding coiled-coil domain-containing protein 50 isoform X1: MAECNVSIDQNELPGVKEVCRDFAVLEDHCLAYNLQEQEIESHLASNVHKSRLVQTDLQVAKKLQEEEDKRAKIQNQKQHVAIERQDNEIAQEIQEELVRQAERQRQQEEKDAAIARKLQEKEMKEERRRQKQLEATFEEEYFEDHGAARRPLDLDKHTRLKSTSPGRHDELAPVGPHRDYSPDYSSTEPKRSRYPRQDPAAPHIRSRYPEHHLVAEGGQSRHAEPYPEQLLPSRRKHGDGYPEYEPTQTGRARGHRGEDPERVVRSKERPARPPPHSHIERDKEKDRHRDKSRDLDLEKHAGKDQRRGREQDLREMRAGGRNGERSRDRGQSGDRHRERERQRQKEKETARARTRSMERGLDVDYFEHGHGREGSREGRTSCFDFEDEAERRARGRQRVKSNPEEVFDESRGNEGRGDARELWDPRQGEGPSKERSHSHPSAETGRIVHRESGAVIAETELKMSEATKGLTKLDIREQELKDMEVARKLQEEEIKVGKEARQASKGNVRAAQVAQDEEIARLLMEQEKKEYRKNRDREKEKERERERLAMERMAGERRRPEGDHRPNSEEVVRPRTREDYEHQRQKNHNKPARPPQPRPHDYENVTPGFGYSDHPAPPRATTRPEAAYKGAYYKR, encoded by the exons TTGAGAGCCACTTGGCGTCCAATGTCCACAAGAGCCGCCTGGTGCAGACGGACCTGCAGGTGGCCAAGAagctgcaggaagaggaggataagAGGGCAAAGATCCAAAACCAGAAACAGCACGTTGCCAT CGAGCGCCAAGATAACGAGATCGCCCAGGAGATTCAGGAAGAACTGGTCCGACAGGCAGAACGACAACGACAGCAGGAAGAAAAGGATGCG GCCATTGCTCGTAAGCTGCAGGAAaaggagatgaaagaggagcGGAGGAGACAGAAGCAGCTGGAAGCAACCTTTGAGGAGGAGTACTTCGAGGATCATGGAG CTGCAAGAAGACCTCTTGATTTGGACAAACACACCCGCCTCAAATCCACCTCACCAGGCCGACATGATGAACTTGCCCCAGTGGGCCCACATCGTGACTACTCTCCAGATTATAGCTCAACTGAGCCCAAAAGGAGCAGGTACCCAAGACAGGACCCAGCAGCACCCCACATCCGTTCCAGATACCCTGAGCACCACCTGGTGGCAGAAGGAGGGCAAAGCAGGCATGCAGAGCCATACCCAGAGCAACTGCTGCCCTCTAGAAGAAAGCATGGGGATGGGTACCCGGAGTACGAACCCACACAGACCGGGAGAGCCAGAGGCCACAGGGGGGAGGACCCAGAGAGAGTGGTCAGGAGCAAGGAAAGACCAGCCAGACCTCCACCACATTCCCACAtagagagagacaaggagaaggaccGGCATCGAGACAAGAGCAGAGACCTCGACTTGGAGAAACATGCTGGGAAAGaccagaggagaggcagagagcaggACCTCAGGGAGATGAGGGCAGGAGGAAGAAATGGGGAAAGATCCAGAGATAGAGGACAGAGtggggacagacacagagagagagaaaggcaaagacaaaaagaaaaagagaccgCACGAGCAAGAACCAGGAGCATGGAGAGAGGACTGGATGTGGATTATTTTGAGCATGGTCATGGCAGGGAAGGGTCTCGGGAGGGCAGGACTTCCTGTTTTGATTTTGAGGACGAGGCTGAGAGGAGAGCCAGGGGCCGACAGCGTGTCAAATCCAACCCGGAAGAGGTGTTTGACGAGTCCAGGGGCAACGAAGGCAGAGGGGACGCCAGGGAATTGTGGGACCCTCGGCAGGGGGAGGGTCCCAGCAAGGAACGCAGTCATTCTCATCCCAGCGCAGAGACAG GTCGTATTGTGCACCGGGAGAGTGGAGCAGTCATAGCGGAAACTGAGCTCAAGATGAGCGAAGCCACCAAGGGCCTGACGAAGCTGGATATCAGAGAGCAGGAGCTGAAGGACATGGAGGTGGCCAGGAAACTGCAAGAGGAGGAAATCAAGGTTGGGAAGGAAGCCAGACAG GCGAGCAAGGGGAACGTACGTGCAGCCCAAGTGGCGCAGGATGAG GAAATTGCCCGGCTGCTGATGGAACAAGAGAAAAAGGAGTACAGGAAGAATCGAGAccgggagaaagagaaggagcgagagagggagaggttggCCATGGAGAGAATGGCAGGCGAAAGGAGGCGGCCAGAGGGAGACCACAGG ccaAATTCTGAGGAAGTCGTGCGGCCCAGAACACGAGAGGATTATGAACACCAGAGGCAGAAGAACCACAACAAGCCTGCCAG gcCTCCTCAGCCTCGGCCACACGACTATGAGAATGTCACTCCTGGTTTTGGCTACTCGGACCATCCTGCCCCCCCGCGCGCTACCACCAGACCTGAGGCTGCTTACAAAG GTGCCTATTACAAGCGGTGA